TTAATAACGACGAAATTCAGCATAAAAAAAGCCTCACCGTTTAAGTGAAGCTTTTAGAGCGGGAGACCGGGTTCGAACCGGCGACATTCAGCTTGGAAGGCTGACGCTCTACCAACTGAGCTACTCCCGCAATTCTAACGCAAATATATAAAAACAGTTTCTTAAGTAACAAGAAAAAGTTATAGCTTTTTTAAAAAATGATAGCCTAAAATATTAAAGCCTTCATTGTAATAAAATTTATGTGAAGCATGGTTACTTATGTAAGTATTCAATTCGATTGATTCACAGCCATTTACTTTAGCATAATTATAAATCCATTTAAAAAATGCTTTACCTAAACCTTTTCCTCTATAAGCATCTTCTATATACACATGGTCTACTTCTACACTTTTTCCTGAATAATGTCTTGTGCAAAACCATAACCCGCAAATGCCAATTATTTTGTTTTCATCATAAATACCCGCACATTCATAATTTTGATTTACCATTTCCGAAAACCGATCTATTAAAACACTTGAAGGCACTTTATAATCGTTCAGTTTTTCAACCAACGGAATTATAGTGTAAATCTCATTTTTTTCAATAATTTTAAATGCAAAAGACATCGTTATTTTTTATGTGAATATAAATAATTTAGAATGTGTAATTCGAACTCATTTAAACTTTTTTGATTGACGCGAAAATTAGTCATTTTTTGCTCGGTTGAAGGCTTTTTTGAGTTGCATAGCAGGGCTAAGGAAGGAAGAAAAGACAGGACAGAGCGTTAAGAAATAGTCCTGTGGACTGTTTTAGTGAAATCGAAGATTCGGCGTAGCCAATGGGCCAGGAGGCGCATGGACAAAAAAGGACAATTTTTTAGCCAATTGTGAAAAGTTTAAACGAGTTCTACATCAAAAACATAATTTTGTTTATGTTTGATATAACCTTATTCGTACCAAAACTTGAATTATACTATAAAGGACATATCTGCAACAGAAGCTTACACCGTTAGACATCCTGTTTTACGAAATGGCAAACCTATTGATTCTTGCATTTTCGATGGTGATAATTTAAGCTCGACTTTTCATTTAGGTGTTTTTATAGACAATAAATTAGTAGGTGTTTGTTCTTTTTTTAAATGTAACCACCAATTACTTACCGAAGAATTTCAATACCAACTTAGAGGAATGGCTGTTTTAAATACCTATCAAAACAAAGGATTAGGCAACGTGATTTTAAATTATGGGGAAACTTTATTAAAGGAAAAAAATATGAACGTTATTTGGTGCAATGCCAGAGAAAAAGCCTTGAACTTTTACAAAAAAATGGGATATAAAATCATTGGGGAACCTTTTAATATTAAAGATATTGGTTTGCATTACGTGATGTGGAAAAAATTATAGATAAAACCACAAACTATTTTAGAAACTGTTTAAGTTTTGTTTATTGATGCTTTTTTGAATTATTTTTGGATCAGATGAGGCGGATTTTTTTTTAATAGCAGAGCTATTAGAAAAAAATTCAACGAAATATGGGTCAAAAAGAAACAAAAAATGGCTTTTAGATAAAATTTAAACAGTTTCTTAGTAATTTTATTTTTTTTAAGAAGCAAAAAAAATGAGAAGCAAAAACCTGAAGATTAGACTATTAATTGGTGCTGCCATTGCGCTCTTTTTCGTATTTAAAAGATATAGCCAACAAGAAGTAAATCCCTATACCGGGAGAACCCAAACCATTTCAATGAGTTCAGACGAAGAAATTGCTATTGGGTTAGAAAGCGCTCCGCAAATGGCACAACAACACGGTGGTTTATATCCTAATAACGAATATCAGGCTTTTGTTGATAATGTTGGCAACAAATTAATTAATAACAGCATTGCAAAACAAACACCTTACAAATATGAATTTCATTTATTGGCAGACCCTAATACCATAAATGCTTTTGCGCTTCCTGGAGGGCAAGTTTTTATCACGTATGCTTTATTTTCAAAATTGGAAAACGAAGACCAGCTCGCAGGCGTTTTGGGGCATGAAATTGGGCATGTTTTAGGCAGGCATAGTGCCGAACGCATAGCAGAAAGCGACTATTGGCAAGGCTTAGCAACTGCTGGCTCTGTTGGTGCCGATATGGGCGAAATGGTAGCCGGTATTGGGCAAAACACCCTACTTACAAACGGTAGGGATGACGAATTGGAAAGTGATGATTTAGGTGTGCTCTTTATGATTAAAGCTGGCTATAACCCAGAAGAAATGATCGGTGTTATGGAAATTTTAAAAGCCGCCGCAGGTCCTAATAGAATTCCTGAATTTCAAAGCACCCACCCAGACCCAAACAATAGAATAGAAAAAATTAGAGAAGCTATTTCTAAATACAAAAAAAACCCTGAAATACAGGGTTTTAAGAGTGACTAACTCAAAATAATCATATAGAACTCATCTTGACTTTTCCTATTTTCTAAAAAAGTCAAGATGAGTTCATAAAAAGATTCTAATTATTTTTTTGATAATGCTTGCTCAATAATAGCATAAGCATCGGTAGCTCCATGTAATTTCGCATAGTCAGCTGCCGTCATTTTTTTATCAGATTTTGCTTTTAAATTGGCTCCTTTGGCAATTAAAAGTTCTAAAATTTCAGTTCTGTTGTATTTAGCAGCATACATAACTGGGGTCATGCCATTAGATTTTTGATTCACATCTTCGCCTAGCGACAATAGTTTTTTAACAGTTTCTATATCGCCTTTAGCAATAGAAACACAAAATGAATTCACTTTGAAAACGGGTAATACGCTATAATTTTCAACGTTTAAATTGGCTGTTTTTGCATGAACAGTTCCCATAGAGAAACATAATGCGATTGCAGAAAAAAGGATTGTTTTTTTCATGATGAAAGATTTTTTGATTTTGATTAATGATTCGTTTTTTGATATATTTAAGAGACGACTAAAATTCTATTCTGTTACACAAAAAATAGTTTATAACAGATTTTTAACGTTTAATTCACATATTTTTAACGGATTTCATATTTTTTAAGTTTCTTTTAAAAATGAAGATTCCCAGTGTTTTTCAATTCGTTTTTTAATCGTATTCTACCAAACTTCAGTATCTTTGAATTCTGTTAAAAATGTTAAAAACAATGAATAAAAAAGTCATCTTAATGATACTTGACGGTTGGGGAAACTCTCCAGATCCTAAAGTTTCAGCTATCGATCATGCAAATACACCTTTCATAGATTCTTTATATAAAAAATACCCTTTCGCTACCTTGAGAACCGATGGTTTACATGTTGGTTTACCAGAAGGACAAATGGGAAATAGCGAAGTCGGCCACATGAATTTAGGCGCTGGTAGAATTGTGTATCAAGATTTGGTTAAAGTTAATTTAGCTGTTAAAAACAAAACTTTAAATACCGAAAAAGTATTGGTGGATGCCTTTAATTATGCAAAAAACAATAATAAAGATGTTCATTTTTTAGGCTTATTAAGTGATGGCGGCGTACACTCACACATTAAGCATTTATTTGGATTGATTGATGCTGCCAACGATTTCGGACTTAAAAACACCTACATTCATGCTTTTACAGATGGTCGTGATGTTGATCCAAAATCTGGATTTGGTTTTTTAACGGCATTAGAAAGTCATTTAGAAAACACCAATACGAAATTGGCAACCGTAACAGGACGTTATTATGCTATGGATAGAGATAAACGTTGGGAACGTGTAAAACTCGCCTATGATGCTTTAGTGAATAGTATCGGCGAAAAATCGACTAACGTTACAAAAACAGTTCAAAATAATTACGAAAATGATGTTACCGATGAGTTTATCAAGCCTATCATTATGGTTGATAAAGATGGTGAACCCGTTGCTAAAATTAAAGATGGTGATGTTGTTATCTTTTTCAACTTTAGAACAGACCGTGGTAGAGAGCTAACCGAAGCCTTATCACAACAAGATTTTCATGAACAAAACATGCATAAATTGAACTTGCACTATGTAACGCTTACAAATTACGACGATACCTATAAAAATGTAAACGTCATTTTCAATAAAGATAATTTAACTGAAACCTTAGGTGAAGTTTTAGAAAAATACAACAAAAAACAAATCCGTATAGCAGAAACCGAAAAATACCCACACGTTACGTTCTTTTTCTCTGGCGGACGCGAAGAACCTTTTAAAGGCGAAACCCGCATTTTACGAAACTCTCCAAAAGTGGCTACCTACGATTTAAAACCTGAAATGAGCGCCTACGAACTACGAGATGCCTTAATACCCGAACTTCAAAAAGGCGAGGTAGATTTTGTATGCTTAAATTTTGCAAATGGTGATATGGTTGGACATACCGGTGTTATGGAAGCTGCTATTAAAGCTTGTGAAGCCGTAGATGTATGCGTAAAAGACGTAGTGACCACAGCTCTTGAAAATGGTTACACTACGCTACTTATTGCCGACCACGGAAACTGTGAAACCATGATAAACCCAGATGGCACACCAAATACAGCACACACAACAAACCCTGTTCCTGTCATTTTAATTGATAATGATTTAAAATCTATTGAAGATGGCGTTTTGGGAGATGTAGCTCCTACTATTTTAAAACTAATTGGTGTAGAGCAACCTGAGGCTATGACGCGACACGCTTTAGTATAGAGGTATTTAGATAATAAATTATTGTACTTTTGCGTTAAACCCAAATGTATTATAATTTATAATGAAATTTTCTGAACACTTAATTATTGCCGTTGATTTTGATGGCACCATTGTTGAAGACGCCTACCCTAAAATAGGAAAACCAATGATGTTTGCTTTTGAAACGCTGAAAAAACTTCAAGAACAAGGGCATCGTCTAATTTTATGGACTTACAGAAATGGTTCAAGATTAGACGAAGCCGTACGTTTTTGCGAAGAAAACGGCGTGCATTTTTATGCCGTAAATAAAAGTTTCCCTGAAGAAACATTCAATGGCAACATGAGCAGAAAAATTCATGCTGACTTATTTATAGATGATAGAAATATTGGTGGTTTTTTAGGCTGGGGCGAAATTTATCAAATGCTAACCAATACCAATCCACCACTACCTGAAAAGAAGAAAAGCCTTTTTAGTTTCTTCAAATAAACATATCAAAAAAATCACTACCACTAATAAAAAGCCAATATCAGCATTTTAAGTATCTTTGCCATTATTTTTTAAGTATGATTATAGTAAAAACAAAAGAAGAAATAGAATTAATGCGCGAAAGTGCTTTAATCGTATCGAAAACTTTAGGTGAAGTTGCAAAAGCCATCAAACCAGGTGTTACTACTTTACAGCTCGATAAAATTGCAGAAACCTGTATTAGAGACCACGGTGCCATCCCTGGTTTTTTAGGATTGTACGATTTTCCAAACACCCTTTGCATGAGTCCGAACACCCAAGTGGTACACGGTATTCCGAATAACACACCTTTGGTAGAAGGTGATATTATTTCTATAGATTGTGGTGCTTTAAAAAATGGTTTTTATGGTGATCATGCTTATACATTTGCTGTTGGAGCCATAGACCCCGAAACCGAAAAGCTACTTCAAGTTACCAAAGAATCCTTATATGTTGGTATTCGCGAATTTAAAGTAAACAATCGTGTAGGTGATGTTGGCTATGCCATACAAAAATATTGCGAAGACCACGGTTATGGTGTTGTTAGGGAATTGGTTGGCCATGGTTTGGGTAAAAAAATGCATGAAGACCCCGAAATGCCAAATTACGGCAAACGCGGTCGAGGTAAAAAGTTTGTTGAAGGTATGGTGGTTGCCATTGAACCCATGATTAATATGGGAACGCACCGTATTAAACAACATAACGACGGTTGGACCATCACTACTTTAGACAATAAACCAAGCGCACATTTTGAACATGATGTTGCCATAGTTGATGGAAGACCAGAACTGCTTTCAACCTTTTCTTATATTTATGAAGCTTTAGGTATTGAAAGTGATGAAGAAAATGAATTTAGACAGAAGGCTTTAGTACTCTAGCTATTACACAGAGTTTCACAGAGAATTCGCAGAGAATTCGCAGAGAATTCGCAGAGTTTCGCAGAGAAATATGGAAGATAAATTAACTAGGAAAATCATAGGTGCAGCAATTGAGATACATAAAACCTTAGGACCTGGATTATTGGAATCTGTTTACCAAGAATATTTGTTTTTGAATTGAAGTCTATGGGGCTTAACGTGTTAAAAGAAGTCTCTCTTCCAATTATTTATAAAGACATAAAATTAGATCATGGTTAAAGAATTGATTTCACAGAGATACACAGAGTTTTCACAGAGATACACAGAGAGTTATTAATATCCATTGGACTATTTTGTATAATAAAATAACAGAAAACATTATAGGGGCAGCAATTGAAGTTCACAAAACTTTAGGTCCTGGCTTGTTAGAATCCGCTTATCAAGATTGTTTGCATTATGAATTGACTGAAATGGGTTATTTCGTTAAAAAAGAAGTAACACAACCTATCATTTATAAAAACATTAAATTAGACCATGGTTATAGGATTGATTTGCTTGTAGAGAATTTAATTGTTATTGAATTAAAGACTGTTGAAAATTTTACCGATGTACATACTGCCCAAATTTTAACCTATTTGAAATTAGGCAATTATCCTATAGGCTTGTTACTGAACTTTCACACTAAACTGTTAAAAAACGGAATAAAAAGATTTATAAACGATACCGATTAGTTCTCTGTGAAACTCCTTTTCTTTGTGAATCTTTGTGTAACAACTTATGAAAAAACTCTTCAAATTCATTTTAAATCTAGTTCCAAGACCTATATTAATTAGGTTAAGTTACATAGCACGTCCTGTTTTAGCTTTTTTCTTAAAAGGAAATACCTTTACAGACCCTATAGATGGCAAGCGTTTTAAAACCTTTTTACCTTACGGCTACGGCAAACAACGCAATAATGTCTTATCGCCTTCAACTTTAAGTTTAGAACGTCACAGGTTATTATGGTTGTATTTAAAAAACGAAACCGACTTTTTTTCGGCAGATACTGAAACAAGTTCAGCACAGAGAAAAAAGGTACTTCATTTTGCACCGGAACAATGCTTTTTAAAACGCTTTAGAAAGCTAAAAAATTTAGACTATACTACAACAGACTTACTGTCACCAATTGCCGATGTTAAAGCCGATATTTGCAATCTACCGTTTCAAGACAATACCTATGATGTGATTCTTTGTAATCATGTTTTAGAACACATTTCAGATGACACAAAGGCAATGCAAGAATTGTATAGAGTGATGAAAGTTGGTGGTATGGGTGTTTTTCAAATTCCTCAAGATTTAAATAGAGAAAAAACTTTTGAGGACAACTCGATAACCGATAAGAAAGAACGTGCTAAAATATTTGGACAATACGACCATGTACGGATTTATGGGCGTGATTATTTTGACAAGTTAAGAGGCATCGGCTTTAAGGTTGAAGAAGTAGATTATACAGCAACACTTTCCGCGGAAGCGATAGAAACCTATTGTTTAGCAAAAGGGGAGATTATTCCTGTGGTACGAAAACAACTCTGAATTAATAGCTAATGGACATTAAATGGATATACAATAAGATTTTTGCATATCTTTATTTTTATTGAAACTTTTTAGCAAAATTTAGATTTTAATGTTTGAATCTTTTAATAGAAATTACCGTTCCCTTTATTTTTTATTGACTCTTTTAACATTTGTTTCTTTACATGCACAGGACAAAAAAACGGCTTACGATATAGAAAAAATATATCTTCACACGGACAGGTCAAGGTATTTTATGGGCGAAGACCTATGGTACAAAGCCTATAATGTAGATGTATACAACAATTTACTTTCAAATCACAGCAATGTACTGTATGTGGAATTGATTTCTCCTGATTCTAATATTATAGCGAGAAATAAGACCAATTTAGAAATGGGTCTTGGGCATGGCGATTTTAAATTGACAGATTCTGTTGGCGTAAAGCCTGGGGTTTACCAAATACGGGCCTATACCAATTGGAATAGAAATTTTGGAGAAGATTTCGTATTTAAAAAGAACGTAGAGATCATTGATATTTTTGATGCGCATTTTAATCCTAATAAACTACAGGTGACTCCTACCAATGGTGTAATATCTGAAACCCATAAACAAAACATATTTAAAATTGATTTCTTCCCTGAGGGTGGTTCTTTATTGAAAAACGTGGCCAGTGTTGTTGGGTTTAAGGCTGTTGGCAGTAATGGTAACCCTATAAATGTTGAGGGAGAGGTTTATGATTCCGATAACGAATTGGTGACCTCATTTACGAGTGTCCATGATGGTATGGGGCAATTTCAAATGATACCGATTAGCGGGAAACAGTATTACGTAAAAATTAGAACACAATCGGGGATAGAATTACGTAAAACACTCCCCAAAGCACTTGATCAGGGCTATTTGTTGAGCTTTAAGATATTTAAAGGTAGAAACATAATCTCTATAAATACCAACCAAGAAACCTTGAAGCAGGTCTCTAATCATGAGTTAACACTTGTTTGTAAATCAAAGGGCGTTACGTATTTAGAAAGCCAATTAAACCTAAGGGAAACTACATTGTCTTTTGAACTGTCAAAGGCTAAAATACCTGAAGGTATAAACCAGATTACTTTATACGACAGCAAAAACAGACCACAAAGTGAACGTTTAGTGTATGTTGAAAAAGAACATGATTTGGAAGTCAGCTTAGAAACAGATAAGACAAGTTACAAACCCAACGAAAAAGTTAACATAAACGTGACCTCAAAATCAAAATCGGGAGCGACTAAATCGGCTAGTTATTCATTAAGTGTAACGGATATGAATGGGGTTGAAAACAATATAGACTATGGAACGACCATAAGTTCGTATTTTTTGATGGAGTCGGACATTCGTGGACAAGTACATCATCCTTCCTATTATTTTACCCCTGAAAACTCAAAACGGTTAGAGCATTTAGATAATTTACTCTTAACCCAAGGTTGGCGTGATTTTATATGGAAAACGCTGCAAAAACCAAAAGATAGTATGATATATAAAGTCGAAAAAGGTTTTACCATATCGGGTCGGACAAAGCAGGTTTTCGGCAAAAAACCTTTAATAAATAATCATGTTACACTGGCATTAATGAACGGCAAAAACTTTAATGCGTTTAGTACAACTACCGATACCTTAGGTGGTTTTAAATTTGAAGATTTGTTGTTTTCGGGAAAAACCAACTTACAGTTAAACTCAAGAAATGAGAAAGGGAAATTTTCAGGAAAAATTTTGCTGGATTCTATAGAACAACCTCCAATGAAAGCTTCTTTCAAAAGCAAATCAAGAAGTCTTCCTAAAGAAGAAGGGGTAGTAGATCATGTATATAAAAAATATATTAATTTTGGAATTCAACCAGAAAACGTACTAGACGAAGTAGAAATTGTTGGAAAAAAGAGAAACGATATAGTGGTTTTCCATGGATTAGTGGATAATAGTTATATAGCAGATGAAGAAACTAAAACGTATGCTGATATTTATCAACTTATTCAACAAAAAATACCTGGTGTTACTCTTTCTTCAGATGGAAACGGCGTTGTTGCGAGGTATCCATATGGTAGGTATATATTGTTTTTTAATCGTTATGCTACCGAGCCCATAATTTTAATAGATGGTTTTCCAATTGTTGACAAAACCCAATTTGAAGATGTAGACCCCGATGAGATTGAAAAAATTGAGGCTATTCGGGGAGCTCAAGCCATGGCTTATTATGGTGAAGAAAGTAGTAGTGGGCTTATAGCTATTTATACCAATCGGCATTTAGGAAATAAACCTAAAAAAGATGCTATTTCTACAGTAAAAAAAGAAATAGAAGGCTTTTATGAGGCAAGAACTTTTTATGTTCCAAACCCAGAAAAAAACAATTTAGAAGCGGATAAAAAGACAGAGGCTAGAAACACGATTTATTGGACACCGTAT
This genomic window from Mariniflexile sp. TRM1-10 contains:
- a CDS encoding GxxExxY protein, whose amino-acid sequence is MYNKITENIIGAAIEVHKTLGPGLLESAYQDCLHYELTEMGYFVKKEVTQPIIYKNIKLDHGYRIDLLVENLIVIELKTVENFTDVHTAQILTYLKLGNYPIGLLLNFHTKLLKNGIKRFINDTD
- a CDS encoding class I SAM-dependent methyltransferase; its protein translation is MKKLFKFILNLVPRPILIRLSYIARPVLAFFLKGNTFTDPIDGKRFKTFLPYGYGKQRNNVLSPSTLSLERHRLLWLYLKNETDFFSADTETSSAQRKKVLHFAPEQCFLKRFRKLKNLDYTTTDLLSPIADVKADICNLPFQDNTYDVILCNHVLEHISDDTKAMQELYRVMKVGGMGVFQIPQDLNREKTFEDNSITDKKERAKIFGQYDHVRIYGRDYFDKLRGIGFKVEEVDYTATLSAEAIETYCLAKGEIIPVVRKQL
- a CDS encoding M48 family metalloprotease; the protein is MRSKNLKIRLLIGAAIALFFVFKRYSQQEVNPYTGRTQTISMSSDEEIAIGLESAPQMAQQHGGLYPNNEYQAFVDNVGNKLINNSIAKQTPYKYEFHLLADPNTINAFALPGGQVFITYALFSKLENEDQLAGVLGHEIGHVLGRHSAERIAESDYWQGLATAGSVGADMGEMVAGIGQNTLLTNGRDDELESDDLGVLFMIKAGYNPEEMIGVMEILKAAAGPNRIPEFQSTHPDPNNRIEKIREAISKYKKNPEIQGFKSD
- the map gene encoding type I methionyl aminopeptidase, producing MIIVKTKEEIELMRESALIVSKTLGEVAKAIKPGVTTLQLDKIAETCIRDHGAIPGFLGLYDFPNTLCMSPNTQVVHGIPNNTPLVEGDIISIDCGALKNGFYGDHAYTFAVGAIDPETEKLLQVTKESLYVGIREFKVNNRVGDVGYAIQKYCEDHGYGVVRELVGHGLGKKMHEDPEMPNYGKRGRGKKFVEGMVVAIEPMINMGTHRIKQHNDGWTITTLDNKPSAHFEHDVAIVDGRPELLSTFSYIYEALGIESDEENEFRQKALVL
- a CDS encoding GNAT family N-acetyltransferase yields the protein MNYTIKDISATEAYTVRHPVLRNGKPIDSCIFDGDNLSSTFHLGVFIDNKLVGVCSFFKCNHQLLTEEFQYQLRGMAVLNTYQNKGLGNVILNYGETLLKEKNMNVIWCNAREKALNFYKKMGYKIIGEPFNIKDIGLHYVMWKKL
- a CDS encoding GNAT family N-acetyltransferase → MSFAFKIIEKNEIYTIIPLVEKLNDYKVPSSVLIDRFSEMVNQNYECAGIYDENKIIGICGLWFCTRHYSGKSVEVDHVYIEDAYRGKGLGKAFFKWIYNYAKVNGCESIELNTYISNHASHKFYYNEGFNILGYHFLKKL
- a CDS encoding GxxExxY protein, whose translation is MEDKLTRKIIGAAIEIHKTLGPGLLESVYQEYLFLN
- a CDS encoding TonB-dependent receptor; this translates as MFESFNRNYRSLYFLLTLLTFVSLHAQDKKTAYDIEKIYLHTDRSRYFMGEDLWYKAYNVDVYNNLLSNHSNVLYVELISPDSNIIARNKTNLEMGLGHGDFKLTDSVGVKPGVYQIRAYTNWNRNFGEDFVFKKNVEIIDIFDAHFNPNKLQVTPTNGVISETHKQNIFKIDFFPEGGSLLKNVASVVGFKAVGSNGNPINVEGEVYDSDNELVTSFTSVHDGMGQFQMIPISGKQYYVKIRTQSGIELRKTLPKALDQGYLLSFKIFKGRNIISINTNQETLKQVSNHELTLVCKSKGVTYLESQLNLRETTLSFELSKAKIPEGINQITLYDSKNRPQSERLVYVEKEHDLEVSLETDKTSYKPNEKVNINVTSKSKSGATKSASYSLSVTDMNGVENNIDYGTTISSYFLMESDIRGQVHHPSYYFTPENSKRLEHLDNLLLTQGWRDFIWKTLQKPKDSMIYKVEKGFTISGRTKQVFGKKPLINNHVTLALMNGKNFNAFSTTTDTLGGFKFEDLLFSGKTNLQLNSRNEKGKFSGKILLDSIEQPPMKASFKSKSRSLPKEEGVVDHVYKKYINFGIQPENVLDEVEIVGKKRNDIVVFHGLVDNSYIADEETKTYADIYQLIQQKIPGVTLSSDGNGVVARYPYGRYILFFNRYATEPIILIDGFPIVDKTQFEDVDPDEIEKIEAIRGAQAMAYYGEESSSGLIAIYTNRHLGNKPKKDAISTVKKEIEGFYEARTFYVPNPEKNNLEADKKTEARNTIYWTPYLHPDKKGLANVSYYNAGVETKVKVALEGITSSGTPVVKNTYYTIRK
- a CDS encoding BT0820 family HAD-type phosphatase, whose amino-acid sequence is MKFSEHLIIAVDFDGTIVEDAYPKIGKPMMFAFETLKKLQEQGHRLILWTYRNGSRLDEAVRFCEENGVHFYAVNKSFPEETFNGNMSRKIHADLFIDDRNIGGFLGWGEIYQMLTNTNPPLPEKKKSLFSFFK
- a CDS encoding ankyrin repeat domain-containing protein, translating into MKKTILFSAIALCFSMGTVHAKTANLNVENYSVLPVFKVNSFCVSIAKGDIETVKKLLSLGEDVNQKSNGMTPVMYAAKYNRTEILELLIAKGANLKAKSDKKMTAADYAKLHGATDAYAIIEQALSKK
- the gpmI gene encoding 2,3-bisphosphoglycerate-independent phosphoglycerate mutase, whose protein sequence is MNKKVILMILDGWGNSPDPKVSAIDHANTPFIDSLYKKYPFATLRTDGLHVGLPEGQMGNSEVGHMNLGAGRIVYQDLVKVNLAVKNKTLNTEKVLVDAFNYAKNNNKDVHFLGLLSDGGVHSHIKHLFGLIDAANDFGLKNTYIHAFTDGRDVDPKSGFGFLTALESHLENTNTKLATVTGRYYAMDRDKRWERVKLAYDALVNSIGEKSTNVTKTVQNNYENDVTDEFIKPIIMVDKDGEPVAKIKDGDVVIFFNFRTDRGRELTEALSQQDFHEQNMHKLNLHYVTLTNYDDTYKNVNVIFNKDNLTETLGEVLEKYNKKQIRIAETEKYPHVTFFFSGGREEPFKGETRILRNSPKVATYDLKPEMSAYELRDALIPELQKGEVDFVCLNFANGDMVGHTGVMEAAIKACEAVDVCVKDVVTTALENGYTTLLIADHGNCETMINPDGTPNTAHTTNPVPVILIDNDLKSIEDGVLGDVAPTILKLIGVEQPEAMTRHALV